In one window of Oligoflexia bacterium DNA:
- a CDS encoding rhomboid family intramembrane serine protease codes for MRSPAKTKLSFGGPISPMVKTMIVINVLFYVCSLLVRNKGFVDGMSYQMILVELLGVSPDRVLKDFAVWQLFSYMFMHLEFFHLLFNMLALYWFGSELEWTWGSKKFLNYYFFAGIGAGLVSTLLKIPTIGASGAIFALLLAYGLMFPNRVLYIYFVIPIKAKYAVMAFGLLELISLLNAGPNTRINHAAHLSGLAFGALWFLYMKYQHHFYALWLSFKQPKRKKPNLKVLRFDKANNEEDEDTKPTIH; via the coding sequence ATGCGATCACCAGCAAAAACCAAACTATCTTTTGGCGGCCCCATCAGCCCTATGGTTAAAACCATGATTGTGATCAATGTACTATTTTATGTTTGTAGTTTATTGGTTCGCAATAAAGGTTTTGTAGATGGCATGAGCTATCAAATGATTTTGGTTGAACTTTTGGGAGTTTCTCCTGATAGAGTTTTAAAAGACTTTGCCGTATGGCAATTGTTTTCTTACATGTTCATGCACTTGGAGTTTTTTCACCTTCTATTTAATATGCTTGCCTTGTATTGGTTTGGTTCAGAGTTAGAGTGGACTTGGGGAAGCAAAAAGTTTTTAAATTATTATTTTTTTGCTGGCATAGGTGCTGGACTGGTTTCTACCCTACTCAAGATTCCCACCATTGGCGCATCCGGCGCTATTTTTGCTCTACTCTTGGCCTATGGATTAATGTTTCCTAACAGAGTCTTGTATATTTATTTTGTCATACCCATCAAAGCAAAATACGCCGTTATGGCCTTTGGTTTATTAGAGCTCATATCTTTATTAAATGCTGGACCCAACACCCGTATTAATCATGCAGCCCATTTAAGTGGACTTGCCTTTGGCGCATTATGGTTTTTATACATGAAATATCAACATCACTTTTATGCTTTATGGCTCAGCTTCAAGCAGCCCAAACGTAAAAAACCCAACTTAAAAGTGCTTCGCTTTGATAAAGCTAACAACGAAGAAGACGAAGACACCAAGCCAACCATTCATTAA